In Vicia villosa cultivar HV-30 ecotype Madison, WI linkage group LG7, Vvil1.0, whole genome shotgun sequence, the DNA window ATCTAGCCGCAGCACATAATCAAGATGCCTTCGAAATAACTCGGGCCTCAAGTTTGCGCATTTCTAACCgattagaaaaataaatttttttcgtaTATCTATTTTAATTATTCCCAATTCATCTAATACAACTTCCAGATTAGTATTTGTCCATACACTCATATGAagtaaacttttttctttgaagtGTTTAAATATACAAGCtagaatatatatacatatatatatatatatatatatatatatatatatatatatatatatatatatatatatatatatatatatattctagcttgtatatttaaaattaaagtggtttagatttattttgatttatgaaATATACACATTATTTGTCCATACACTTATATGAagtaaacttttttctttgaagtGTTTAAATATACAAGCTagaatatatatatgattaaaGTGGTTTAGATATATTTTGATTTATGAAATATACACATTATTTATGAAAGTGAATCACTCATCGGACAACAAAGAAGATTGAACTTACCGTGTACGTCTTTGACCTAAGATCAAACTTATGAAGTGTCTATTTACACATAATTGGCAAAAATGAATCAACCATTGGACAACCAAGAAAATTAAACTTACCATATACGTGTTTTACCTAAGATCAAACATATGAAGTGCCTATTTACACATTATTGATAAAAATGATCAGTCATCAGACAACCGAGAAAATTGAACTTACCATATACGTCTTTGACCTAAAATCAAACATATGAAGTGCCTATTTTGTCGAAGGATGTCACACTCACATTGTCACCAAAATCCTAACCAAAATCCTAAAAGTTGATATATATGAAATGTCTATTTTGTAAGTCACACTCACATTTTCACACTCACATTGTCACCAAAATCCTAGAAGATTTGTTTCAAAAAGGGTggtcaattaaatatttttatcactTCCCAATGAGGCACAAATTACAAAGAACAAAGTAAAGTGGAATGTAGAGAAGTGAATATTTGGTGAAATGCTTGAGTTTCTAATGCACTCAAGTAATTTGATTATATACACACTAGAGAGTAAATACAAGATAAGATTTTCAAGGATGTTGCTAGTTCCTCGATACATGTATGTAATTTTCTAGGCATAGACTTTTAGGTACATGTATTGACTCCTAAATACAAAtttataattccaatattttataattccaacactccccctcaagctggtGAATGGATATCAATCATTCCCAGCTTGCAAGTCAATTGATTGAAACGATCAGGTGGCAAGCCTTTTGTTAACACATCTGCTAGTTGATGCCTAGAAGGAATGTAGGATGTAGCTATTAAACCACTGTCTAGTTTTTCCTTGATGAAATGGCGGTCAATCTCAATGTGTTTGGTCCTGTCATGCTGAACAGGATTATGAGCAATACTGATTGTTGACTTGTTATCACAGAACAACTTCATAGGCCCTTCACATTGTATTTTCAGATCATTTAGAATGATCCTCATCCAAAGTAACTCAAAGATTCCTTGAGCCAAAGCTCGAAATTCTGCCTCAGCGCTTGATCGAGCcactacattttgtttcttacttctCCATGTGACAAGGTTCCCACACAAGAGGGTGCAAAATCCCGAAGTGGATCTTCTATCACTAATTGATCCTGCATAGTCAGCATCGGTGTAGGCTTCTATAGTTAAGCTTCCACCTCTTTTGAACAATAGTCCTCTTCCTGGAGTAGCCTTGAGGTATTGCAAGATACGATCAACAGATTGTAAGTGTCGCATTCTCGGGTCATGCATAAACTGGCTCACTACACTGACTGCATAAGCCAAGTCAGGCCTAGTGTGTGCCAGGTAAATCAACTTTCCTACCAACCTCTGATATTGGACTCTGTCAACTTTGGCACTTTCTTCTTCGAGGCTTAACTTGTGGTTTTGATCTATGGGAACACTTGATGGTTTGCATCCCAGTTTCCTAGTTTCTTGCAAGAGATCGAGTATATACTTCCTTTGAGATATGAAAATGCCTTGGTTTGAGTAAGCAACCTCAATTCCCAAAAAATACTTGAGTTGTCCAAGGTCCTTCATCTCGAATTCTGCCGATAGTTTTTCCTTTAGCAATTGTTTCTCTGCCTGATCATCTCCTGtaataataatatcatcaacataaacaagaaGTATAGTCAGTTTTCCTTCATGCGAGTGCTTAAAGAAAAGAGTATGATCTCCTTGACTCTGCTTGCAGCCTAAGTACACCATTGCTTTTGTGAATCTTCCAAACCATTCTCTAGGAGATTGTTTTAGCCCATATAAGGCTCTCCTCAATCGACACACCTTGTTGGATCCACATGAAGGGCCAAATCCCGGCGGGATCTCCATGTACACCTCTTCTTCTAAGTTTCCATGCAAGAATGCATTTTTGACATCAAGCTATTGTAATTCCCATCCGGAGTGAGCAGCAAGAGATAATAAGATTCGAACAGTGTTCATTTTCGCAACTGGAGCAAAGGTTTCCTCATAATCTATGCCATATGTCTGTGTGTATCCTTTTGCCACTAGTCTGGCTTTGTAACGATCAAAAGTACCATCTTATTTGTGTTTGACTGTATAGATCCACCTGCAACCAACGGGTTTCTTGCCTTCCCGTCTATCAACAATCTCCCAAGTTCCATTTTTTTCAAGAGCTTTCATTTCCTCATCCATGGCTTGGACCCAATTTCTATCTTTCAATGCCTCTCGAACAGATGATAGGGTGACCACAGAGTCAACTGCAGAAATAAAACTTTGATGCTGCAAGGAAAGATTTTTAGAGGAGACAAATTGAGATATAGGGTATTTGGCACATGACCTTTTTCCTTTCCTTAAAGCAATAGGCAAATCATCTGTATTAGTATCGCAAGTGTCAGAGCTACGGGAATCACTAATAGGATTATGTGTTTCAACACTTACCTCTGGTTCTGGCAATTGGAGTTGTGTTTGGAGCAGGTCGGGCTTACTTCTTCTTTGATACACCAAGGTTGGCTCACCGGCCTTAGTTTTTGTTGGTATGGAGGATGATGGTTCCTGCAAAACAGACGACAAAGGAGGGACAAAAATAGAAGCAGGCGACTCAAATTCTGTATTTGGAGAAGCATGCTCAATAATAGGAGGATCAGTTATAGGACTTGACACAGGATTCACGGTCGACTCGGGAGACTCAATTGTAGGACCGGTAATAGGACTTATAAGAGGAGTCATGGGCAACTCAGGTAGGACTAAAAATTCGGAATCAGATTCTACATTCTGAATGCTCTCCCCCTGAAGCTGAGGACGAGTGAAGTAGGCTAAATTCTCATGAAACGTGACATCTTTAGAGACAAAGTACTTACGACTAGGAGGATGATAGCATTTATATCCTCTCTTGTTTGGGGGATAGCCAACAAAGATGCATCTGGCTGCGCGGGGGTCCAACTTACTTCAGTGTTGTTTATGGATATGGACAAAGGCAACACAACCAAATACTCGAGACTCTGCAAAATAGAAACAGAAGGAAACCGTGAAGTCATAAACTGAACAGGACTGACATTACCTAACATGCGAGATGGAACCCGATTAATCAAGTAGGCAGCTGTCAGAACGGCTTCTCCCCAATATGAGTTAGGAACTGCCATTTGGAAGAGAATGGCTCGAGCAACTTCAAGTAAATGACAATTCTTTCTTTCTgcaacaccattttgttgtggggtGTCGACACATGTAAATTCATGAACTATTCCCCGTTGACTGGTAAAATTTGAAAGGATGTGATTGGCATACTCTTTGCCATTGTCAGAGCGGATTCTTTTAATCCCCTTGCCAAATTGTGTTTGTACcatatttaaaaaactaataaacaATTCTGGTGCTTCTGATTTATCCTTCATCAAGAAAATCCAAGTTGCTCGAgtacaatcatcaataaatgATACAAACCATTTAGCACCCGAAATATTAGAAATAGGTGCAGGTCCCCATACATCAGAATGTATGAGATCAAAAGGTTCAGCACTTCTATTGGAACTAGGAGTAAAAGAGACACGATGATGTTTAGCTAACTCACAAACGTCACATTTAAAAGACTCAACTGAATGATGTAAAAATAAAGAAGGAAACATAGACTTAACTAAAGAGAATGGTGGATGACCAAGACGTTTGTGCTGAAGCCAAATTTGTGCGGCGGAATGAGAAGAGGACACGGAAGACTCAGTCtgcaagtaggaagccaaaacctTCGAACAATTTGGTTCATTAGATAGGTAGTACAACCCTCCCTTTTCCTTAGCAACTCCAATTGTCTTCCCCGTGGTAAGATCCTGAAAAACACAATAAGAAGTGAAAAATATTACTTTACAATTCTGATCACGGGTGAGTTTACGAATAGATATTAGGTTGTGAGAGAGTGTGGGAACATGTAGAACATCCTGTAATTGAAGTGAAGGTTGCAAGTTAACTCTCCCAGAGCCATCAATACGAGCATAAGAACCATTAGCAACCGTAACATAACGGTTCTTATCAGAGGAGGTGTAAGATGAAATCCAACTGGGATTGAATTTCATATGATCGGTGGCACCAGAGTCCAAAATCCAAGCATTCTTAGGTATTTTATCGCAAACACTAAAGGATTGAGAGCATACGCTCAAGCCGGTCGTCGGTAGAGAACAACTTCCAAAAACCTTTAAACGATTCACCTCATCCTCGGTGAATGATAAAGAGTAatcaacataattttttttagccATTTGTAGcaagctaaaaataaaaataacaacaagAAGATGAAATATTCCTCAAGTGGGGCCTAAAAGACAGCAATGAAGGGTTGATAGATGAAAGGAATAAAGAGGGGTTTGTGTGAGGTGTTTCTGGACAGGGTAACAAGGCTACAATGAAGGGTAACAAGACTGCAATGAAGGCAGAAAAAAAACTTGCAATGAAGGGTAACAAGGATGCAATAAAGGCTGAAAAATTGTCACAATGAAGGTGACTTGAGATTTACCGAAATGAAGACGGCTAGGGTTTATGCAGAAACAAGTCTCTCAGGATCGAGTGCTCTTTATACTActccggccttatttataagcaaatattccatttttaggttcattgagtaatgaatgtatctagtctactatgcagaccagatacattcattactcaatgaacctaaaaaaagaatctttgcttataaataaggtcgGATGGAGTACCATGTAGAGAAGTGAATATTTGGTGAAATGCTTGAGTTTCTAATGCACTCAAGTAATTTGATTATATACACACTAGAGAGTAAATACAAGATAAGATTTTCAAAGATGTTGCTAGTTCCTAGATACATGTATGTAATTTTTTAGGCATAGACTTCTAGGTACATGTATTGACTCCTAAGTCACACTCACATTTTCACACTCACATTGTCACCAAAATCCTAGAAGATTTGTTTCAAAAAGGGTGGTCAGTTAAATATTTTTATCACATCCCAATGAGGCACAAATTACAAAGAACAAAGTAAAGTGGAATAAATATTCATGATATGAAACACAAAAAATTGTTGAGGCTACAGAAAAAATCATGAGACatgattttcatttatatttgttttaatattgtTGGGTGTTGACCTAACATAAGATGACTTTTTGTTTTTGGTTTCATGTACTATATTTTGCATGTCATTTTTTTGGATCATGTTTAGTTCCAAaatgtttaaatttttaaaattccataaatatgGTTTACTTTAAATAATTGTCATTAGATAATTGAGTTCATCATAAATTCAAGAGTACGAGTACTCAATACGGGGGCATGCAAGAGATTATAAAAATAGATACTGAGCAGGACGGACAGAAATTGCCCACTCACTCAGTGATTATAAAAGGAGAGTGAGAGAGATTCACTGAGTGGGCAATTTGTGGcagtttgttttaaaaatatttcatccataatttcttttACAATTGTATAATAACATTCTACATTACTATTTTTAGTGTTTGACTAAACTAAAATCGAATACTAAGACTTGGAAAAGTTGAAAACAACAATTTACTAGTGAAAAAAACTATGAGTACACTAGTGAGGTTAAAGACCACAGTCAGATACGGTTCTTGAAAAGAAAATCGACATCTCGAGGAGACTTGGGATTCCTCCTTGCAGTAATCTGTACAAGAGCACCATCGACAAGCATGTGTTGCAGTACTCTTGTTATATTCTTTGTGTCATCAATGCCAAGATGATGACTTCCCACCAAAGGTATCTGCAGCTGCTTCATCATTGTAACCATTCCTGGGGCCTGTTATCCATTATCAAGGAAACATGTAATAttgaatatatattatttatgattAATAAAACAAAGGGGGTGAAATTCAACACAATCCAGCTTAAGATGTGACATAACATATTCCATGTACATGATAAAGCTGATGTTGTTTATAAACGGTTTTGTAGATTCATGTCATTAATAGGAACAAAGTAATCAAAGACCCCTAtttatcaaatattttcaaattcgCCGGGTTACTATTCTATGCATGATACTAAAAGAAAAAGGTACACAATAGAatggaaaacaattttttttcttcaatttgtaACCAGAACTGATTAATCATCTGTGTGATATTATTTTGGTAATCATTTTGATACCAGCTATATTCTATCAGTTATGAGGGAGTGGATTCTCTCCCGTGAGAATCTCTCTAGTGCAATCCTGTCTTTTAAAAATGGGTtgggaaaatatataaatattagatGCATTAATTTCAAGGGCTATGATTGAAACTGGATAGAAAACTAGTGTGAAGTACAATGGAGAGACTCCATTCCCcagttataaataattttttttatagaagttCTTGAATAATTTTACTCGGTGATCATGATTGATGGGTTCTCAAAGATGAGCCCACACATGTTTCTAAAATAGGACTATAAGGAAGAAGAAATCTATTGTTACAATCATAATTTACAGTTCAAGACTATGTATCCAAATCTACGAGACTAGACCTTACCATTTATGCTCCAAAATATAAatcttaaaattgattttaaaacagAAGCATTCATAGTTATTATTGAACACTCCAATTAGTCTTCAAGAATTCCATTGAACCATTTGCCCAAAGTTTCcataattcaaattctaaatgtTAAAAGAACTTACCCTCCTATTGTAAAAGTTCAGATAGATATCTTTGAGATTAATCCATTCCATAAAATAGCTGGGAAGTTTTATCCTTGACACTTCACACTGTTGAGGGACCTTTGTTTTCAAATCCCAATTTCCACTGCAAAAGCGAAAGagatttatttaaaagaaaaaatgaagttATTCTAGATGTATAAGGCCGGAAATTAATGTAACCTTGCAATTAAGAAAAAGTAAAAGTATAAGAGGTAAACCATGAAACAGTGACAGTGTGACACTTACCAAGTTACAAATGCTGCACGATTAAGTTCTCCTCCATTCCAGAGCTTTTGTTGCATTAACCAAGATTCAAATTCTTCAATAACTTCCTTGAATGGTATAGCTGTATCATGCCAGACTCTAACAGAAAAAAGTCAAactatttttatgattaatttaaGTGGTATACCAATAACCAATCTTATTTAACTATTCTAACACATGAAATCATACCTTACTACAAGCAACTTTAAATTACCAATATTATAGTCAAAACACTACAAGAAGGACAAAATTTGGAAAAGAGTTGAACCTTCTTGTTAGACTCTTGTCCGTATTACAAATGAAAATTGTGAAGATTGTATAGATATATCATGAGTATGAGGAAGTAGGGCTCTAAACAAAACTAAGTTTCATACCTATCAACTCCAATTTTTCCATACTTTCCTTCAATGTACTCATTTATTCTTTGTTCGGTCATATTCGAGGGCCTCACAAACCTATTAGACAGATAAAGGAACAATGGGAAAAAAACAGTCAGATATAcaaaaacgaaattaaaaagTTGTGCAAAATTCAATAATCCTCAAAAGTAAAATATATTTCTGAATTCATTAGaaacaaacttaagaaatcacAACATATTAATCTCAAATATTTGTCAAAACTCACAAGCCCGCTGTTGCAGTTGAGCCTAGTATTCTATTCAATGGAAAACAAACTATTTCCAAATGAATTATTAATATCAAAATGATGCCTGTGTATAATTAGAAGTTGATCTTCTTGATATTTCATTATATTTGAAGAAAAGTAATCTCAACAATATGTAATCACAGAACAGTGCTCTAACTAGACATGCTATAAAGTggcaggaaaataaaaaaaaacctgtGGAAAATGTGTTGAACTTGCAATGTTTTTGCACTAACCATTAGTACCGGAAACTCAAGAATCTCAACTTTGCCCTCTAAATCAAGTACaaggaaaaagtcaagattctgtGAGCGCATTTTGTTTAACTCAGCAATATTGACTAGAAGGTCCCTGGAGCAATCATGATTAAACGTGTCAAGGTGAATAAGATCATCCATCTACAAATTTGGAGAAAAGAACACCATCAAAACTAGTAATTTGATCAAACAGGTGGCATGCGAACCAAAATTTAAAAGTAAGGCACAACAAGGATTAGCCAGATacaaaaatgaagcaaaaaagaGTTAAAAGAAGGAAGATTGCCTTGGTGCACTTTCCCTGTGTGTGATACAAGCACATTGGTTTGAAGCGGGTGGTGTGAGAGTGAGAAGTGGAAAGTGAAGCAGAGATAGTGAAGGAGTGGTTTGGAGGAAGAGAAAGAGAGTTGGTAAGAGTAAGAGGCGACGAGAGTGGGAATGAGAAGTGAGAAATGAAAGGATTACGATTACGGTGAGACAAAATCTTGAACAAGCAAGCTCTAACAAGCGCCATCCTCGAATGGAATTTGAAACGCACCAGCTGTTTGTTTTTGTGATAAAACTAGTGGGATAAAAGTGATAATAAATAGTGCCTTTAATTATTTTCATATATAACCGCTAATAATAATTCTTTCATTTGGATTCGCCTTCAAGGAGTTGTTAGTTGGTAGCTCGCCGGAGCGCGGGAGGGAGGATGATATTTGGTGGATTCCGAACGGAGAAGAGATTTTTTTCGGTAAGGTCTTGTTACGATTATTTTTCGGTAAATAGTCTTTGTTATAATTTTATTCCGGAAAGAGAGATGGCGTTGAAGTTGGTTTGGAAAGCTTTATTTCCTTTTAGATTTAAAGCTTTTGCTTGGAGGGTTTTGATTGATAGCCTCCCTTCTAAAAATCTCCTTTTTGTTAGAggtattttctcttctccttccgatcttttttgtgagttttgtaaAGATAGTGAGGAAAGTATAgcgtatcttttcttttcttgtgttTTGTTAAGAAAGTGTGGAGCTCCATTTTGGAGTGGTTAGAGATGGACTTGGTTTTGCTCCCGTTAGTTTGGGAGAACTTTCTTTTAGCCTTTGAAGGGTTTAGGAGGAAGGAAGTGAAGAAGGGATCTGAGAGCTTGGTTTGGATAGCGGTGTGTTGGGGGTTGTGGAGAATGAGAAACAAAGTCATTTTCGGGAACGatagttggagtgtctcggacaTTGTTTGGAGTATAAAAGTGTTGATTTGGAAATGGTCAACGGCGAAATTACGTACggcaattgtaatttttatgatttttgcaaAGATCCCTTGCATTTCTTAAGTTAGATTGCAATTGTGATGTAATTTCGATTGCCTCTTCGGTTTTTACCGATTTTTGTAAGAGGgtttgagtacccctagtactccttTTTAATATATTCCTtgcttaaaaatatatatatatatatatatatatatatatatatatatatatatatatatatatatatatatatatatatatatatatatatatatatatatatatatatatatatatatatatataatttttaattaaaaaaatgatagaatcaatagtagattttttttcattattatttaatattttgaccgttaatttcaaatttctgttattattgttttattttggtGCTTTTAAAAAATGAGAAGTTatgatttgatcaaaatttgtTTTGTATAATTAGTATGCGTTTCTAAAATTTGATAAAGGTTCCCGTTTATAACAATAGtattatttcattaatttttttatgtttagaacaaaatagatgataaatttatattattcaatatttagatCAGTAGTAAATGCTAAAGTTGTTTTCATTTATAACAATTTAACAATGTATTttttcctatatataaatattgtttttgttttgaaattaattatatatttaactttatatataaatatttgaatcaacaatatatttttacccgtaaataaatattattttattcaatcACACACGCTGTTATTTATATAGAGTATTATCTTCCTATTTTACTTTTTTCGACAGTAAATAATATTTGTTGTATTTCACTCGCAACAATTATCAAAATTTTCACAATTGTGATAAAAAagtctttttatttaatttataatagacGTTAAATAGAAGTATAAATATACTATAACATAAAAATAAGTCAAACCACTCAATATATATTGTTTTTTCCCGTAgacaggggtggccctgagcatgggctcgtggggcgggagcccaggaccccataattttagggggcACCAATTTTTTCttacccctatatatatatatatatatatatatatatatatatatatatatatatatatatatatatatatatatatatatatatatatattaaaagagagttttctattataaaatatttggtagaaattttttaaaaaataaataaataatggttaacaaattataggggcactacaaagttaaaattaataaaagaatgtaatttctcaaaaataaaatacaaaaaagaataaaatcaattaatttttctaaaataatatcaattaatttatccataattttagcaactacaaagtttaattgaggcactaaacttaaaataatgatatagaaaatattttatattattgatcccaaaattaagagtgaagcactacttcaactagctgaacaagataatgatctcaaaattaagagtgaagccGAATCTATAGCAACTCATGGAATTAGAAACTTTGAGTCTTTAGTAGCTATGATTATTTGGTAGTTGAATCTTGAGtctgctgaagagtcttttcgaaatcatgatttcttatatattgtagatcaaacaataaGATCACGATAGAAGATTTAAGCACTATAGATGGAtttttgtttagtattgaaaggcttagatcattaataattttgtttgaagaaccgAAACTTATTAGAGAAGTGTTAATAGTTAAATCAAAATTAAACTATATAATAtgagttctttaaagacttttaattgcTTTCCTAATGCATGCATATATTATAGAGGAATATTGACTACCCCTATACCcctatcagtgttgcatctgttgaaagaagtttttctaaattaaaattattaaaatcttatttgagatctactatatcacaagatagattaaatagtctaaccttaatttcaattgaaaataattttttgaagaaccttgattatgaacaaattattaacgattttgcaacaaaaaatgctaagaggatgatatttaaataattttaaaagcttggtcaatttttttttgggaaaaaaaggaccggatcaagaagaagaagaataagtctctttatagtagtttatgttttgatgtagtataaacattgattcaaagatccatatttcttttttttggacaatgtcaaataaaaatgtgtttttttatctaattatttcttttatctttatgtatttattgttaaaaaaaattataggggcaccatTCTTTTGATTCGCCCCAGGCACCAAAATTCAAAGGACCGACCCTGCCTGTagatatataaatttataattgtaAAAATCTAAGGTGAAAATAATAAATCTAACATGATAAgtaaaaaactaaacaaatattttttataatataaaaaaacataaagtAAAAAATGATTAAGAAAAAGAACATAATAGTAAAAAATGATAAACATCTTCTCATCTCCTATTAAAGAaataactttatttattttataaatttaagcttgaagttctttttttttttttaccaaaacaaAACTAACTTCTTTCATTCAACAAAATAGATTCAATACAAGGAGTATAAAATTAATGTAACTACGTCGagcccaagaattggccgccttagttAAACAATGAGCAGCCATATTCGCTTGACGCCGAACAAACTCTACCTCGAAGTTTGGATAATCAGATAGTAAAAGTTTAATAGACCCAATAATAGATGAAAACTCGGACCCTCCAATAGCATTGGACCGGATAGCTTGCACCACCTTTTGCGAATCACTCTCAAACACGACACGATCAAAATGATATGCTGAAGCTCCTTGGATAGCTTCTTTTAAGGCTATCGCCTCCACTTCAAGAACAAAGACATTACCAACATCCCACGCAACCCCCGCCTGAATAAAATTCCCCAAGTTATCACGAAGACACCAACCTCTATTAGTGGTACGATGACTACTATTGAAACCCGCGTCGACGTTACTACTTTTGAAGTTCTTTTAGAGCTAGTATTGTTGATGTTTAAGAAATGATTCATTTCTATACAtgcaacaaaataatttttttctgccttttattaataataataataataaataaatgtaaaaTTCAGCAAAATCTTGACTTGGTAATGCAATATAAATGAATAATACtcgagaaaaacaaaacaaaataaaacaaaacttggtagaaataaaataatatctttACTCATCAACTCATTCATTAATAAGGAtcatagaagaagaagaatgaatgaaaaataagaaaataattttcttCATTAATTTAAATGGATCAAATCATATCAGATCttgtttataataaaatattgagagaaagtaaatttaaaaaaaataattaaatcagcCACTCAAAATATCATCATCTTCgatcttccaaaatattttagGGTTTGTGTG includes these proteins:
- the LOC131616995 gene encoding uncharacterized exonuclease domain-containing protein At3g15140; its protein translation is MALVRACLFKILSHRNRNPFISHFSFPLSSPLTLTNSLSLPPNHSFTISASLSTSHSHTTRFKPMCLYHTQGKCTKMDDLIHLDTFNHDCSRDLLVNIAELNKMRSQNLDFFLVLDLEGKVEILEFPVLMVSAKTLQVQHIFHRFVRPSNMTEQRINEYIEGKYGKIGVDRVWHDTAIPFKEVIEEFESWLMQQKLWNGGELNRAAFVTCGNWDLKTKVPQQCEVSRIKLPSYFMEWINLKDIYLNFYNRRAPGMVTMMKQLQIPLVGSHHLGIDDTKNITRVLQHMLVDGALVQITARRNPKSPRDVDFLFKNRI